The following proteins are co-located in the Paraburkholderia phytofirmans PsJN genome:
- a CDS encoding DJ-1/PfpI family protein, whose amino-acid sequence MHIAILTFEGFNELDSLIALNVLNRVKKPGWRVSIACPTARVKSMNGLVIEAQASLQEACDADAVIVGSGVRTRDVVADSELMAQLQLDPSKQLLGAQCSGTLVLARLGLLDGVSACTDVTTKPWVQEAGIDVLNQPIFVSGNMATAGGCLASAYLAAWIIARMEGIDAAASALHYVAPVGEKEDYVSRAMGHITPFLEADLKPA is encoded by the coding sequence ATGCACATCGCCATTCTTACCTTCGAAGGCTTCAACGAACTCGACTCGCTCATCGCACTCAACGTGCTCAATCGCGTCAAGAAACCGGGCTGGCGCGTTTCGATCGCCTGTCCCACCGCGCGGGTCAAGTCGATGAACGGCTTGGTCATCGAAGCACAGGCTTCCTTGCAAGAGGCTTGCGATGCCGATGCCGTGATCGTGGGCAGCGGCGTGCGTACGCGCGATGTCGTCGCCGATAGCGAGTTGATGGCGCAGTTGCAACTCGATCCATCGAAACAGCTACTGGGCGCGCAGTGTTCCGGCACGCTGGTTCTTGCCAGGCTGGGCCTGCTCGATGGCGTGTCGGCATGTACCGATGTCACGACCAAACCGTGGGTTCAGGAAGCCGGGATCGATGTGTTGAATCAGCCGATTTTCGTCAGCGGAAACATGGCGACGGCCGGCGGGTGTCTCGCCTCGGCGTATCTTGCCGCCTGGATCATCGCCCGGATGGAAGGAATCGATGCGGCGGCGAGCGCATTGCATTACGTCGCGCCCGTGGGAGAGAAAGAGGACTACGTGTCCCGCGCGATGGGGCATATCACGCCGTTCCTCGAAGCGGACCTGAAGCCTGCCTAA
- a CDS encoding glycosyltransferase family 4 protein yields the protein MKALSVLHSESSRGWGGQEVRTLKEMVALRALGHNVELVCPEDARLGIRARADGFAVHHARMRAGGDLRSMVTIRSLLARRRFDVLNTHSGHDSLVAGMAGRLAGTPFIVRTRHLALPITSLATYNWLPHRVVAVSHHVRDYLISAGVQEDRVETIYDGILKPEAATGSTLRDELGLDADATIAGMVAIMREKKGHEDLIAAVRPMLAERPNLHVVMAGDGVWFEKIKAIVDGMGLAHRIHLLGFRTDITNVLRGCDLFVLPTHQEALGQSFIEAMAVGLPVIGTRVDGVPELIDDGVNGLLVPAHDVDSLRSALARLIDDAPLRARLGLAARLKTDNRFTVDAMANETVDCYLRGIYAGRAYYGERRAAA from the coding sequence ATGAAAGCATTGAGTGTTCTCCATAGCGAGTCGTCGCGGGGGTGGGGAGGCCAGGAAGTTCGCACGCTCAAGGAGATGGTCGCCTTGCGGGCGTTGGGTCACAACGTCGAACTCGTGTGTCCGGAAGACGCGCGTCTCGGTATACGCGCGCGTGCCGACGGCTTTGCCGTGCATCATGCGCGTATGCGCGCGGGCGGCGATCTGCGCTCCATGGTCACGATCCGCTCGCTGCTCGCGCGTCGCCGCTTCGACGTGCTGAATACGCACAGCGGCCATGACAGCCTCGTCGCCGGCATGGCGGGGCGGCTCGCGGGGACGCCGTTCATCGTGCGCACGCGGCATCTGGCGTTGCCGATCACGTCGCTCGCCACGTACAACTGGCTTCCTCATCGCGTGGTCGCGGTCAGCCATCATGTGCGCGACTATCTGATCTCCGCGGGCGTGCAGGAAGACCGCGTGGAGACGATCTACGACGGCATCCTGAAGCCGGAAGCGGCGACCGGTTCCACCTTGCGCGATGAACTCGGGCTGGACGCCGATGCGACGATCGCCGGCATGGTGGCGATCATGCGCGAGAAGAAGGGCCACGAGGATCTGATCGCGGCCGTCAGGCCGATGCTGGCCGAGCGCCCCAATCTGCATGTCGTGATGGCGGGCGACGGCGTGTGGTTCGAGAAGATCAAGGCGATTGTCGACGGCATGGGTCTGGCGCATCGCATTCACCTGCTCGGCTTTCGCACGGACATTACCAACGTGCTGCGCGGCTGCGATCTGTTCGTCTTGCCGACGCATCAGGAGGCGCTCGGCCAATCGTTTATCGAAGCGATGGCGGTGGGTTTGCCGGTGATCGGCACGCGCGTGGACGGCGTGCCCGAGTTGATCGACGACGGCGTGAACGGCTTGCTCGTGCCGGCGCATGACGTCGATTCATTGCGCAGTGCGCTTGCGCGTCTGATCGACGATGCGCCGCTGCGCGCGCGCCTGGGGCTCGCCGCGCGTCTGAAGACCGACAACCGCTTTACGGTGGACGCCATGGCCAACGAGACCGTCGACTGCTACCTGCGCGGCATCTATGCCGGGCGCGCTTACTACGGTGAAAGGCGGGCGGCGGCATGA
- a CDS encoding aminotransferase-like domain-containing protein — MPTPRYKLLVDRMAMDIRSGRLAPGTRLPTHRQLASQEGLALVTASRVYAELDAMGLVSGETGRGTFVREIALPARLGIDQHAGDAGLADLNFNNPSLPGQAELLRSALRQLASSGDLDALLRYQPHGGRTHEREIVARHLSSRGLAVEGAQVVIVNGAQHGLTATVLALLKPGDVVAVDALTYPGFKVLAETIRLELAPIPVSDQGPDLKALERLCRTRKVRAIYTMPTLHNPLGCVMNAQGRHELVSIARKHGLLIIEDAAYAFLAENPPPPLAALAPETTVYVSGLSKSIATGLRVGFVAAPDRWVAPLERAIRATTWNTAAVMTAIACGWLDDGTVTRLEREKRRDAALRQSMAAEVLAGLRRVCHPASYFVWLPLAEEVRADVVAMALVREGISVSTAEPFSTSEHVPHAIRVALGSVDLPVLRESLQTVKGVIASYTY, encoded by the coding sequence ATGCCCACGCCCCGCTACAAATTGCTGGTCGACAGAATGGCGATGGACATTCGCAGCGGACGCCTCGCGCCCGGCACGCGTCTGCCGACTCACCGTCAGCTCGCCTCGCAGGAGGGACTCGCGCTCGTCACCGCGTCGCGGGTCTATGCCGAGCTAGACGCAATGGGATTGGTCAGCGGCGAAACCGGCCGCGGCACTTTTGTGCGGGAAATTGCGTTGCCGGCGCGCCTAGGCATCGACCAGCACGCCGGCGACGCGGGCCTGGCGGACCTCAATTTCAACAATCCGTCGCTTCCCGGCCAAGCCGAACTGCTCAGAAGCGCCTTGCGTCAACTCGCGTCCTCCGGCGATCTGGACGCGTTACTGCGCTATCAGCCCCATGGAGGCCGCACGCATGAACGCGAGATCGTCGCGCGCCACCTGTCGTCTCGAGGACTAGCCGTCGAAGGCGCTCAGGTCGTGATCGTGAACGGCGCGCAGCATGGTTTGACCGCAACCGTTCTGGCGCTCCTGAAGCCCGGCGACGTCGTCGCGGTCGACGCATTGACCTACCCGGGGTTCAAGGTGCTGGCCGAAACGATCCGGCTTGAACTGGCGCCGATTCCGGTTTCCGACCAAGGCCCCGACCTCAAGGCGCTCGAACGCTTGTGCCGAACCAGAAAAGTGCGCGCCATCTACACGATGCCGACACTCCATAACCCGCTAGGTTGCGTCATGAACGCGCAGGGCCGGCACGAGTTGGTGTCGATTGCCCGCAAGCACGGGCTGCTCATCATCGAGGACGCCGCGTATGCCTTCCTCGCGGAAAATCCGCCGCCCCCGTTGGCCGCGCTCGCGCCTGAAACGACGGTGTACGTCTCGGGCCTGTCGAAAAGCATCGCCACCGGCCTGCGAGTCGGCTTCGTCGCCGCGCCCGATCGCTGGGTCGCACCGCTCGAACGTGCGATCCGGGCCACCACCTGGAACACGGCTGCGGTGATGACCGCGATTGCCTGCGGCTGGCTCGACGACGGCACCGTCACGCGCCTGGAGAGGGAGAAGCGTCGCGATGCGGCGCTCCGGCAATCGATGGCCGCCGAGGTTCTCGCCGGACTGCGGCGCGTTTGCCATCCCGCGTCCTACTTCGTCTGGCTTCCGCTCGCGGAAGAGGTTCGCGCCGACGTGGTGGCGATGGCGCTCGTGCGCGAGGGAATCTCTGTCTCCACGGCCGAACCTTTCTCGACTTCGGAGCATGTACCCCACGCGATTCGCGTGGCGCTGGGGTCCGTCGATCTGCCCGTACTCCGGGAGTCGCTGCAAACGGTTAAAGGCGTGATCGCCTCTTACACCTATTGA
- a CDS encoding aldolase, with amino-acid sequence MTNADTIMKATPVVEDAIFHAPQVAALRRDLALALRAAAHHGLGEGVCNHFSIALPGDQGLFLLNPRGLMWHEIQADDILIVDGLGNRVAGRHEVEPTAMFIHAAVHDIAGKHCVLHTHMPYATALTLTEDCGLDTTLSQNAMRFHGRVALDREYNGLALDAAEGERIARAMSGSDIAFLGNHGVVVCGERIDYAFDDLYYLERACQSQVLALSTGRALKPVNPALAARVAHQVQSERTQSELFFAALRRTLGEPV; translated from the coding sequence ATGACGAACGCAGACACCATCATGAAAGCTACCCCGGTTGTTGAAGACGCCATCTTTCACGCCCCGCAAGTCGCCGCCTTACGGCGAGACCTTGCGCTGGCACTGCGCGCGGCCGCGCATCACGGCCTCGGCGAAGGCGTATGCAACCATTTCAGCATCGCACTGCCCGGCGACCAGGGCCTCTTTCTGCTGAATCCGCGCGGCTTGATGTGGCATGAAATCCAGGCGGACGACATCCTCATCGTGGATGGTCTCGGCAATCGCGTCGCCGGCCGGCACGAGGTCGAGCCTACCGCCATGTTCATTCACGCGGCGGTCCATGACATCGCGGGCAAGCATTGCGTGCTGCATACGCATATGCCCTATGCCACGGCGTTGACGCTGACGGAGGACTGCGGACTCGACACCACGTTGTCGCAAAACGCCATGCGCTTTCACGGCCGGGTCGCCCTCGACCGCGAATACAACGGCCTCGCGCTAGACGCCGCGGAAGGCGAGCGCATCGCGCGCGCGATGAGCGGCAGCGACATCGCGTTCCTCGGCAACCACGGCGTGGTGGTGTGCGGCGAGCGCATCGACTACGCGTTCGATGATCTTTACTATCTGGAGCGCGCTTGCCAAAGCCAGGTGCTGGCGCTTTCCACGGGGCGCGCGCTGAAGCCGGTGAACCCTGCCCTCGCGGCTCGCGTGGCACATCAGGTGCAAAGCGAGCGAACGCAGTCGGAACTGTTCTTCGCGGCGTTGAGGCGCACGCTGGGCGAACCGGTATAG
- a CDS encoding aminoacyl--tRNA ligase-related protein, with translation MKFSQQFFANSFFEQDNTRLELTDLARKACLVHQDAAGLYSWMSLGLRAQRRVESVVREEMERAGFCEIQMSLLQDADLWRQTGRLDAYGDELMRLTSRSGRLFCLGATCEELATQMVRTHYNRTDMSLGLYQFGNKYRDELRTRGGLARAKEFIMKDGYSFNATEDGARAAYEAVREAYLRIFRRLGLDAIVKSSDNGEIGGQSSEEFHVVSELGEDETDGQTSLECAHIFDLGDRYSKAMGLVNAKGKFVRMGCFGVGISRLAMLLLSRQRDERGFWGSESFNTFDVVLTVIDWERQERQEAAETLRRELQAAGLSVLMDDRLAQAGKKLADAELIACRQRVVVSGKALASGRFEWMDRRTFARRDASAAEIVTLCAR, from the coding sequence ATGAAATTCTCGCAGCAATTTTTTGCCAACAGTTTCTTCGAGCAGGACAACACCCGTCTGGAACTGACCGATCTCGCCCGCAAGGCATGCCTCGTCCATCAGGACGCCGCGGGACTTTACTCGTGGATGTCGCTCGGTCTGAGAGCGCAGCGGCGCGTCGAGAGCGTCGTGCGCGAGGAGATGGAACGCGCCGGCTTTTGCGAAATCCAGATGAGCCTGCTGCAGGACGCGGATCTGTGGCGGCAAACCGGGCGGCTCGATGCATACGGCGACGAGCTGATGCGGCTCACAAGCCGTTCCGGCCGGCTGTTCTGCCTCGGCGCCACGTGCGAAGAACTGGCCACGCAGATGGTTAGGACGCACTACAACCGGACGGACATGAGTCTCGGCCTCTATCAGTTCGGCAACAAGTATCGCGACGAACTGAGGACACGCGGCGGCCTCGCGCGCGCCAAGGAGTTCATCATGAAAGACGGCTATTCCTTCAATGCCACGGAAGACGGCGCGCGCGCAGCGTACGAGGCCGTGCGCGAAGCCTATCTGCGCATCTTCCGCCGACTGGGGCTGGATGCCATCGTGAAGTCGAGCGACAACGGGGAAATCGGCGGGCAAAGTTCGGAGGAGTTTCATGTCGTGAGCGAGCTCGGCGAAGACGAGACCGACGGTCAGACATCGCTTGAATGCGCGCATATTTTCGACCTGGGCGACCGTTACTCCAAAGCCATGGGGTTGGTGAACGCCAAGGGCAAATTCGTCAGAATGGGCTGTTTCGGCGTAGGCATCTCGCGCCTCGCCATGCTCCTGCTCAGCCGGCAGCGCGACGAGCGCGGCTTTTGGGGCAGCGAGTCGTTCAACACCTTCGACGTCGTGCTCACGGTCATTGACTGGGAGCGTCAGGAACGGCAGGAGGCTGCGGAAACGCTGCGGCGCGAACTACAGGCCGCAGGGTTGAGCGTGTTGATGGACGACCGCCTCGCGCAAGCCGGAAAGAAGCTCGCCGATGCCGAGTTGATCGCGTGCCGCCAACGCGTCGTGGTCAGCGGTAAAGCACTCGCATCGGGCCGCTTCGAGTGGATGGACCGGCGCACTTTTGCGCGTCGAGATGCGTCGGCGGCGGAGATCGTGACGCTTTGTGCGCGATAG
- a CDS encoding RidA family protein translates to MTTSTSNDAPGTALARLHTLGLALPNVPAPRGAFKPFSRSGQLIFLSGQICEWEGEVKFSGPVGEVHDLQAGQQAAQICALNLLAALQIALDGDLDRVVCCHRVGGFVYATPGYPNVPKVINGASDLFFEVFGERGRHARTAVGVATLPAAASVEVEAIFEVC, encoded by the coding sequence ATGACCACATCCACATCGAACGACGCCCCCGGCACCGCTCTCGCCCGCCTGCACACGCTCGGCCTCGCCCTGCCGAACGTGCCCGCTCCGCGCGGCGCGTTCAAACCGTTTTCACGATCAGGCCAACTGATCTTTCTCTCCGGACAAATCTGCGAGTGGGAAGGCGAAGTGAAATTCAGCGGCCCGGTCGGAGAAGTTCACGACCTTCAGGCCGGACAGCAAGCCGCGCAGATCTGCGCGCTGAACCTGCTGGCGGCATTGCAAATCGCACTCGACGGCGACCTGGACCGCGTGGTCTGCTGCCACCGCGTCGGTGGCTTCGTGTATGCAACGCCTGGTTATCCGAACGTGCCCAAAGTCATCAACGGGGCCTCCGATCTTTTCTTCGAGGTGTTCGGCGAACGTGGCCGGCATGCGCGCACGGCGGTCGGCGTCGCCACCCTGCCCGCCGCGGCGTCCGTCGAAGTCGAAGCGATCTTCGAGGTTTGTTAA
- a CDS encoding polysaccharide deacetylase family protein produces the protein MTKFARAVPVLMYHHVSTSPGMITVSPEHFAAQMAYLAGAGYTTIGSAQLSAYLAGEPLPKKAVVLTFDDGYLDNWVHAHPVLQAHGLTALCFLVTSWIGEGPVRAHARSGGALPALLNHRDGELAIENGEPDRAILRWSEIDAMREAGTFEFHSHTHSHVRWDRVSANAEQKCAGLTRDLASARATFEQKLGAVSDHLCWPQGYHDEDYRRIAAEAGFRHFYTCETGSNYSGRNDGAARSITRLEVRDRPASWLASRLWVHTRPAISRAYLRIKR, from the coding sequence ATGACGAAGTTCGCGCGCGCGGTGCCCGTGCTGATGTATCACCACGTCAGCACGTCGCCGGGCATGATCACCGTCTCGCCGGAACACTTCGCCGCGCAAATGGCGTATCTGGCCGGCGCGGGTTATACGACCATCGGCAGCGCGCAACTGTCGGCCTATCTGGCGGGCGAGCCCTTGCCGAAGAAGGCCGTCGTGCTGACTTTCGACGACGGCTATCTCGACAACTGGGTGCACGCGCATCCGGTTCTGCAGGCACATGGATTGACCGCGCTGTGCTTTCTGGTGACGAGCTGGATCGGCGAAGGGCCGGTGCGTGCGCACGCGCGTTCGGGTGGCGCGCTGCCTGCGTTGCTCAATCATCGCGATGGCGAGTTGGCGATCGAAAACGGTGAACCCGATCGCGCGATTCTGCGCTGGTCGGAAATCGACGCGATGCGTGAAGCCGGCACGTTCGAATTTCACAGCCACACGCATAGCCATGTGCGGTGGGATCGGGTGTCCGCCAATGCAGAGCAAAAGTGCGCCGGGTTGACACGCGATCTCGCCAGCGCACGTGCCACGTTCGAGCAAAAACTGGGCGCCGTGTCGGATCATCTGTGCTGGCCGCAGGGATACCACGACGAGGACTATCGGCGCATCGCGGCTGAGGCCGGCTTCCGCCACTTCTACACGTGCGAGACGGGTTCGAACTATTCAGGCCGCAACGATGGCGCGGCGCGCTCGATCACTCGCCTTGAAGTGCGCGACCGTCCGGCTTCGTGGCTGGCCTCGCGATTGTGGGTGCATACGCGGCCCGCGATCAGCCGCGCGTATCTGAGGATCAAGCGGTAA
- a CDS encoding DUF3300 domain-containing protein produces MKRSRAYQRGSRILLAALTALAGPPLLLDVAAPAAHAQTAAPTPAKISNQQLDSLTAPLALYPDALLAQVLMASTFPQDVPAAAAWSKANPKLQGDDAVKAVASEPWDPSVQSLVAFPQVLATMASKPDWVTQLGNAFLAQPNDVMDSVQRLRKQAQKAGNLQTTPQQKVIVEQSTIQIVPVNPQVVYVPTYNPTVVYGVWPYPAYPPVYVPPPPGYAVASGLAAGLAFGVGVAITSSLWSNVNWNNHSVNINVNQFNNINVNRRLDVNSSTTNWNRNSTFNRNTSANVGSAQRDAYRGRDTSAAAASRAQAQQTLQNRTGQNLGGTASQRVQGIHQGGNMAGGIRDGAQNVNRDNALRGAGNGGDAQRDVQRGQASRQAQASNRGGGLGANGGGQQRAANLGAGGGGERGGQRAGGGLGAGGGGQQRGGGFGAGGGGQQRGGGFGAGGGGQQRGGGFGAGGGGQQRGGGFGAGGGGQRHFGRH; encoded by the coding sequence GTGAAACGCTCCAGGGCATACCAGAGAGGATCGCGAATTCTTCTCGCCGCATTGACCGCATTGGCCGGCCCGCCGCTATTGCTCGATGTCGCGGCGCCGGCCGCTCATGCGCAAACCGCCGCGCCAACTCCGGCGAAAATCTCGAACCAGCAACTGGACTCGCTGACCGCGCCGCTCGCGCTCTACCCCGACGCGCTCCTCGCGCAGGTGCTGATGGCCTCCACTTTTCCACAAGACGTGCCGGCGGCGGCGGCATGGTCGAAGGCCAATCCGAAACTCCAGGGCGACGACGCCGTGAAGGCGGTGGCGTCGGAACCGTGGGACCCGAGCGTGCAATCGCTGGTGGCGTTTCCCCAGGTGCTGGCCACCATGGCGTCGAAACCCGACTGGGTCACGCAGCTCGGCAACGCTTTTCTCGCGCAGCCCAACGACGTGATGGACTCCGTGCAGCGACTGCGCAAACAGGCGCAGAAGGCCGGCAACCTGCAGACCACCCCGCAGCAGAAAGTGATAGTCGAGCAGAGCACGATCCAGATCGTGCCGGTCAACCCGCAAGTCGTCTATGTGCCCACGTACAACCCCACGGTCGTCTACGGCGTGTGGCCCTATCCGGCCTACCCGCCCGTGTATGTGCCGCCCCCGCCAGGCTATGCCGTGGCCAGCGGTCTCGCCGCCGGTCTCGCGTTCGGCGTCGGTGTGGCGATCACCAGTTCGCTGTGGAGCAACGTCAACTGGAACAATCACAGCGTCAATATCAACGTGAATCAGTTCAACAACATCAATGTGAACCGGCGGCTCGACGTGAATAGCAGCACGACCAACTGGAACCGCAATTCGACCTTCAACCGCAATACCTCGGCCAACGTGGGCAGCGCGCAACGAGATGCGTATCGCGGACGCGATACGTCGGCAGCGGCGGCCTCGCGTGCGCAGGCTCAGCAGACCTTGCAGAACCGCACTGGCCAGAACCTGGGCGGAACCGCCAGCCAGCGTGTGCAGGGTATCCACCAAGGCGGCAACATGGCCGGCGGCATTCGCGACGGCGCGCAGAACGTGAACCGCGACAACGCGTTGCGTGGCGCGGGCAATGGCGGCGATGCGCAGCGCGACGTGCAGCGCGGACAAGCCAGCCGGCAGGCGCAGGCGAGCAACCGCGGCGGCGGTCTAGGGGCGAACGGCGGCGGTCAGCAACGCGCCGCCAATCTGGGAGCGGGAGGCGGTGGCGAGCGCGGTGGGCAACGCGCCGGCGGCGGCTTGGGCGCGGGTGGCGGCGGCCAGCAACGCGGCGGCGGCTTCGGCGCGGGTGGCGGCGGCCAGCAACGCGGCGGCGGCTTCGGCGCGGGTGGCGGCGGCCAGCAACGCGGCGGCGGCTTCGGCGCGGGTGGCGGCGGCCAGCAACGCGGCGGCGGCTTCGGCGCGGGCGGTGGCGGCCAGCGTCACTTCGGCCGGCATTGA